A DNA window from Arachis hypogaea cultivar Tifrunner chromosome 18, arahy.Tifrunner.gnm2.J5K5, whole genome shotgun sequence contains the following coding sequences:
- the LOC112772399 gene encoding protein OVEREXPRESSOR OF CATIONIC PEROXIDASE 3, which produces MTVTPLTTVFRCLLSSPALSSHSHNLPLTLPFDRTPLFRSLLLPSRRRTLCPALAAANNKNKSNKNKKKLLRDHGTKGSDEDEEEDAFELLFKQLKEDLKKDNLLKGGSNDDDDDEITEEELALLERELEGALGEFDAETLNPDVIHAETDASDSEEEQEEEEDDEEDGVPMLRTWQMKKLARALKAGRRKTSIKNLAAELCLDRAFVIELLRNPPLNLLMMSLSISDEPTPKEISVETKPREIVLEETRTDPVEAGNKANVPVHVMQQKWSAQKRLKRAQVDTLEKVYRRSKRPTNAMISSIVHVTNIPRRRVVKWFEDKRAEEGVPENRVPYQRSVSEAS; this is translated from the exons ATGACGGTGACTCCATTAACGACCGTGTTTCGATGCTTATTATCGAGTCCTGCTCTTTCTTCTCACTCTCACAATCTTCCACTCACTCTCCCCTTCGACCGCACCCCACTCTTCCGCTCTCTCCTCCTCCCCTCCCGCCGCCGCACACTCTGCCCCGCTCTTGCCGCCgccaacaacaagaacaagagcAACAAAAACAAG AAAAAGTTGTTACGTGATCATGGTACAAAGGGTAGTGATGAGGATGAGGAGGAGGATGCTTTTGAGTTGCTGTTCAAGCAACTTAAAGAGGATCTCAAAAAGGATAATTTGTTGAAAGGTggtagcaatgatgatgatgacgatgagatAACTGAAGAGGAACTTGCCTTGTTAGAACGTGAGTTGGAAGGTGCATTGGGGGAATTTGATGCCGAAACGTTAAATCCAGATGTAATTCATGCTGAAACTGATGCTAGTGATagtgaagaagaacaagaagaagaagaagatgatgaagaagacgGTGTGCCTATGCTTAGAACTTGGCAGATGAAGAAATTGGCTAGGGCTTTGAAAGCTGGCCGCAGAAAAACAAGT ATAAAAAATCTTGCTGCTGAGCTTTGTCTTGATAGGGCGTTTGTTATTGAATTGCTCCGCAACCCTCCTCTGAATCTTTTGATGATGAGTTTATCAATATCTGATGAACCTACACCAAAAGAAATATCCGTTGAGACTAAACCTAGAGAGATTGTTCTCGAAGAAACAAGAACAGATCCTGTGGAAGCTGGAAACAAGGCTAACGTACCAGTTCATGTCATGCAACAAAAATGGTCTGCGCAAAAGAGATTGAAAAGGGCCCAAGTTGACACACTTGAAAAAGTTTATAGGAGATCAAAGCGACCCACT aatgcaatgataagTAGTATAGTGCATGTAACCAATATTCCTCGGAGAAGAGTTGTTAAGTGGTTTGAAGACAAACGTGCTGAGGAGGGTGTTCCAGAGAATCGTGTTCCTTACCAGCGCTCTGTATCAGAAGCTAgttga
- the LOC112770804 gene encoding cellulose synthase A catalytic subunit 1 [UDP-forming]: MEATAGMVAGSHKRNELVRIRHDSTDSGSKPLKNLNGQICQICGDTVGLTATGDVFVACNECAFPVCRPCYEYERKDGNQSCPQCKTRYKRHRGSPRVEGDDEEDDIDDIDNEFNYNSQGNTKAKRQWEEDADLSSSSRRDPQQPIPLLTNGQPMSGEIPTPDTQSVRTTSGPLGPSDKVHSLAYTDPRQPVPVRTVDPTKDLNSYGLGNVDWKERVEGWKLKQEKNMVQMTGRYNEGKGGDIEGTGSNGEELQMVDDARQPLSRVVPIPSSQLTPYRVVIILRLIILGFFLQYRVTHPVNDAYPLWLTSVICEIWFALSWLLDQFPKWFPINRETYLERLALRYDRDGEPSQLAPVDVFVSTVDPLKEPPLVTANTVLSILSVDYPVDKVSCYVSDDGSAMLTFEALSETAEFAKKWVPFCKKHSIEPRAPEFYFQQKIDYLKDKIQPSFVKERRAMKREYEEFKVRINALVAKAQKMPEEGWTMQDGTPWPGNNPRDHPGMIQVFLGHSGGLDTDGNELPRLVYVSREKRPGFQHHKKAGAMNALIRVSAVLTNGAYLLNVDCDHYFNNSKALKEAMCFMMDPAFGKKTCYVQFPQRFDGIDLHDRYANRNIVFFDINLKGLDGIQGPVYVGTGCCFNRQALYGYDPVLTEEDLEPNIIVKSCWGSRKKGSGGHKRFNDKKRGVKRTESTVPIFNMEDIEEGVEGYDDERSLLMSQKSLEKRFGQSPVFIAATYMEQGGIPPSTNPATLLKEAIHVISCGYEDKTEWGKEIGWIYGSVTEDILTGFKMHARGWISIYCMPPRPAFKGSAPINLSDRLNQVLRWALGSIEIFLSRHCPLWYGYNGRLRPLQRFAYINTIVYPLTSIPLLAYCTLPAFCLLTNKFIIPEISNFASMWFILLFVSIFATSILELRWSGVSIEDWWRNEQFWVIGGTSAHLFAVFQGLLKVLAGIDTNFTVTSKASDDDGEFAELYVFKWTSLLIPPTTVLIVNLVGIVAGVSYAINSGYQSWGPLFGKLFFAIWVIAHLYPFLKGLLGRQNRTPTIVIVWSILLASIFSLLWVRIDPFTNGSNKSSSGQCGIDC; this comes from the exons atggaggcaACCGCTGGAATGGTTGCTGGATCACACAAACGGAACGAGCTTGTTCGGATTCGCCACGATTCTACCGATAGTGGG TCTAAGCCTTTGAAGAATTTAAATGGCCAAATCTGTCAAATATGTGGTGATACTGTTGGCCTAACTGCCACTGGTGATGTCTTTGTTGCCTGCAATGAGTGTGCCTTCCCGGTTTGTCGTCCGTGTTACGAGTATGAAAGGAAGGATGGGAACCAGTCTTGTCCCCAGTGCAAGACAAGATACAAGAGGCACAGAG GGAGTCCTCGAGTAGAGGGGGACGATGAGGAGGATGATATTGATGATATAGATAATGAATTCAATTATAATAGCCAGGGAAATACCAAGGCAAAGCGGCAGTGGGAAGAAGATGCTGACCTTTCTTCGTCATCTAGACGTGATCCTCAACAACCGATTCCACTTCTCACGAATGGACAGCCG ATGTCGGGTGAGATTCCTACTCCTGATACTCAATCTGTGCGAACTACATCGGGTCCTTTGGGTCCATCTGACAAGGTTCACTCACTTGCCTATACTGATCCACGGCAACCAG TTCCTGTAAGAACTGTTGATCCAACCAAGGACTTAAATTCTTATGGCCTGGGGAATGTTGACTGGAAAGAAAGGGTTGAAGGTTGGAAACTCAAGCAGGAGAAAAATATGGTGCAAATGACTGGTAGATACAATGAAGGGAAAGGAGGTGACATCGAAGGAACTGGTTCTAATGGGGAAGAACTTCAAAT GGTTGATGATGCTAGACAGCCGTTGAGTCGTGTGGTGCCTATTCCTTCATCTCAGCTGACCCCTTATCGTGTCGTTATTATACTCCGGCTGATTATTCTCGGGTTCTTCTTACAATACCGTGTAACTCATCCTGTGAATGATGCATACCCACTATGGTTGACTTCAGTTATTTGTGAGATTTGGTTTGCCTTATCCTGGCTCTTGGATCAGTTTCCAAAATGGTTTCCCATTAACCGTGAGACATATCTTGAAAGGCTTGCATTAAG GTATGACCGTGATGGAGAACCGTCACAATTGGCCCCTGTTGATGTTTTTGTCAGTACAGTGGATCCACTCAAAGAGCCTCCGCTTGTAACTGCAAACACTGTTTTGTCCATTCTTTCTGTTGATTACCCTGTAGACAAGGTTTCCTGCTACGTATCAGACGATGGTTCAGCTATGTTAACTTTTGAAGCCCTATCGGAAACAGCtgagtttgcaaagaagtgggtGCCCTTCTGCAAAAAGCACAGTATTGAGCCAAGAGCCCCTGAGTTTTATTTTCAACAGAAGATTGATTACTTGAAGGACAAGATTCAACCTTCTTTTGTAAAGGAGAGACGAGCAATGAAG AGAGAATATGAAGAATTCAAAGTGAGGATCAATGCCCTTGTAGCTAAAGCTCAAAAGATGCCAGAAGAAGGATGGACAATGCAAGATGGAACTCCTTGGCCTGGAAATAATCCCAGGGATCATCCTGGAATGATTCAA GTATTTCTAGGTCATAGTGGTGGTCTCGACACAGATGGAAATGAGCTACCTAGACTTGTATATGTTTCTCGTGAGAAGCGACCTGGCTTCCAGCATCACAAAAAGGCCGGAGCTATGAATGCCTTG ATTCGAGTTTCTGCTGTGTTGACCAATGGTGCATATCTTCTGAATGTCGATTGTGATCACTACTTCAATAATAGCAAAGCTCTTAAGGAAGCCATGTGCTTCATGATGGATCCTGCTTTTGGAAAGAAAACATGCTATGTACAATTTCCTCAGAGGTTCGATGGCATTGACTTGCACGATCGATATGCCAATCGCAATATTGTGTTCTTTGAT ATCAACTTGAAGGGTCTGGATGGTATTCAAGGCCCAGTCTATGTCGGAACTGGTTGCTGTTTCAATAGGCAGGCTCTGTATGGTTATGATCCTGTGTTGACCGAGGAAGATTTGGAGCCTAACATTATTGTGAAGAGTTGTTGGGGTTCTAGGAAGAAGGGATCGGGTGGCCACAAAAGATTCAATGACAAGAAGAGGGGTGTTAAAAGAACTGAATCCACTGTTCCCATCTTTAATATGGAAGACATAGAAGAGGGTGTTGAAG GGTATGATGATGAGAGGTCACTTCTTATGTCACAAAAGAGCTTAGAGAAACGATTTGGTCAGTCTCCAGTTTTTATTGCAGCCACCTACATGGAACAGGGTGGCATTCCTCCATCGACCAACCCTGCAACTCTTCTTAAGGAAGCAATCCATGTTATCAGCTGTGGTTATGAAGACAAAACAGAATGGGGCAAAGAG ATTGGATGGATCTATGGTTCTGTGACTGAAGATATTTTGACCGGGTTTAAGATGCATGCACGTGGTTGGATTTCCATTTATTGCATGCCACCTCGCCCGGCATTCAAGGGTTCAGCTCCTATCAATCTTTCTGATCGTCTTAACCAGGTGCTTCGGTGGGCCTTGGGTTCAATTGAGATCTTTCTAAGTAGGCATTGTCCCTTGTGGTATGGGTACAATGGGAGGTTGAGGCCTCTTCAGAGATTTGCTTATATTAACACTATCGTCTACCCTCTTACCTCAATTCCACTGCTTGCATACTGTACCCTTCCAGCATTTTGTCTTCTCACCAATAAATTTATTATTCCTGAG ATAAGCAACTTCGCCAGCATGTGGTTTATCCTCCTTTTTGTCTCCATTTTCGCCACTTCAATCCTCGAGCTTAGGTGGAGTGGGGTCAGCATAGAAGACTGGTGGAGGAATGAACAGTTCTGGGTCATCGGTGGCACATCCGCACATCTTTTCGCTGTGTTCCAAGGTCTTCTCAAGGTGCTCGCCGGGATTGACACAAACTTCACTGTCACGTCAAAGGCCTCGGACGACGACGGGGAGTTTGCCGAGCTTTACGTGTTCAAATGGACGTCTCTCCTCATCCCACCGACAACAGTGCTCATTGTGAATTTAGTAGGGATTGTTGCCGGCGTGTCGTACGCCATAAACAGTGGCTACCAATCTTGGGGTCCATTGTTTGGAAAACTCTTCTTTGCCATTTGGGTCATTGCACATCTATATCCATTCTTGAAGGGTCTTTTGGGAAGGCAAAACAGAACACCAACCATTGTTATTGTTTGGTCTATTCTTCTTGCTTCTATATTCTCGTTGCTTTGGGTCAGAATTGACCCTTTCACCAATGGGTCCAACAAATCGTCCTCTGGTCAATGTGGCATAGACTGTTAA
- the LOC112771720 gene encoding adenine nucleotide transporter BT1, chloroplastic/mitochondrial, translating into MGRKGHQLFDEKNDGFFFSVSNLGSQWSVQEQEGSYYHPGGLFASVGQMGTMGFGVQQPNPSSSADSDSRDNDNGGLKLPFNDLYVKYVQCLGKVQFFEEGEEGVKAKKKRSGLKLKVRIRNPSLRRLFSGAIAGAISRTAVAPLETIRTHLMVGSSGHSTTEVFHNIMKTDGWTGLFRGNFVNVIRVAPSKAIELFAYDTVNKNLSPKPGEQPKVPIPASLIAGACAGVSSTICTYPLELVKTRLTIQRGVYNGLLDAFLKIIREEGPAELYRGLAPSLIGVIPYAATNYFAYDTLRKAYRKIFKQEKIGNIETLLIGSAAGAISSSATFPLEVARKHMQVGALSGRQVYKNVIHALASILEHEGIPGLYRGLGPSCMKLVPAAGISFMCYEACKRILVDDDEEA; encoded by the exons ATGGGTAGGAAGGGACACCAACTATTCGACGAAAAGAATGACGGGTTTTTTTTCTCTGTTTCCAATTTGGGTTCTCAATGGAGCGTCCAAGAACAAGAAGGTTCCTATTACCACCCAGGAGGCTTGTTTGCAAGCGTTGGCCAAATGGGTACCATGGGTTTTGGTGTTCAACAACCAAATCCTTCTTCTTCAGCTGATTCTGATTCACGTGACAATGACAACGGTGGTTTGAAACTACCCTTCAATGATTTGTACGTTAAGTATGTTCAGTGTCTTGGGAAAGTTCAATTCTTTGAGGAAGGGGAAGAAGGGGTTAAGGCTAAGAAGAAAAGGAGTGGCCTTAAATTGAAGGTTAGAATCAGGAACCCTTCTCTGAGGAGGCTTTTCAGTGGGGCAATTGCAGGCGCTATTTCGCGAACCGCAGTGGCACCATTGGAGACTATAAGGACTCACTTGATGGTTGGAAGCAGTGGCCATTCCACCACTGAGGTGTTCCATAATATCATGAAGACTGATGGATGGACAGGGTTGTTTAGGGGTAATTTTGTTAATGTCATTCGAGTTGCACCTAGCAAGGCTATTGAG CTATTTGCTTATGATACAGTTAACAAGAACCTATCACCAAAGCCTGGGGAACAGCCTAAAGTTCCTATTCCTGCGTCATTGATTGCAGGTGCCTGTGCCGGAGTGAGTTCAACTATATGCACATATCCTCTCGAGTTGGTCAAAACTCGACTAACTATCCAG AGAGGTGTTTACAACGGTCTACTCGATGCATTCTTGAAAATAATTCGAGAGGAGGGTCCGGCGGAACTTTATAGAGGCCTTGCCCCCAGTCTTATTGGAGTCATTCCGTATGCTGCCACCAATTACTTTGCCTATGACACCTTACGGAAAGCATACCGGAAGATTTTTAAGCAAGAAAAGATTGGTAACATTGAAACCCTTTTGATTGGATCGGCAGCCGGTGCTATCTCAAGCAGTGCAACGTTTCCACTTGAGGTGGCTCGCAAGCATATGCAAGTGGGAGCTCTGAGTGGAAGACAAGTTTACAAAAATGTGATTCATGCCCTTGCAAGCATACTAGAACACGAAGGGATTCCCGGTTTATACAGAGGGCTCGGGCCTAGTTGCATGAAATTAGTGCCGGCTGCTGGAATCTCTTTCATGTGCTATGAAGCATGCAAGAGGATATTGGTAGACGACGATGAAGAGGCGTAA